The proteins below are encoded in one region of Sphaerodactylus townsendi isolate TG3544 linkage group LG06, MPM_Stown_v2.3, whole genome shotgun sequence:
- the LOC125434838 gene encoding anionic trypsin-like yields the protein MLVKLAQPARFNQYVASILLPSSCPATGTWCIASGWGNLLTNGVAYPDKLQCLQEPIIASTECKQAYPYYYSNNMVCAGFMQGGESTCQGDSGGPLECNGQLQGVVSWGYECAMKGHPTVYTKVCNYTPWIRQMMSYY from the exons ATGCTGGTCAAACTGGCTCAGCCGGCAAGATTCAACCAGTACGTCGCTTCCATCCTGCTGCCTTCCAGCTGCCCGGCGACTGGGACCTGGTGCATTGCCTCTGGCTGGGGGAATCTGCTGACCAATGGAG TTGCTTACCCCGACAAGTTGCAATGCCTGCAAGAGCCGATTATCGCCAGCACAGAGTGCAAACAGGCCTATCCTTACTACTACAGTAACAACATGGTGTGTGCGGGCTTCATGCAGGGCGGGGAAAGCACCTGTCAG GGAGACTCGGGAGGTCCTCTGGAATGCAACGGTCAGCTACAGGGGGTTGTCTCTTGGGGCTACGAATGTGCCATGAAGGGCCATCCTACGGTCTACACCAAAGTATGCAATTACACACCCTGGATACGCCAAATGATGTCTTATTATTAG